A stretch of bacterium DNA encodes these proteins:
- the pyrC gene encoding Dihydroorotase: MNLLLTGFQLCDPTQPAVPALRIRDGQILEVGDLKPLAGEIVVDAQGLTCVPGLIDIHVHFRTPGQTHKESFWSGMRAALAGGYTQVVQMPNTTPVLDSPALVRQQTTTRPVRCHVAAAVTEGSRQERLVDMPLLHRAGAVAFTDDGRPVRWEHNILAALRQSAELGVPIMEHAEVLELTEGHPMHAGWVASSLGIAGQPSEGEWGMVARDAALAALTGGHIHLCHLSTWESVEILREYQAAGHRVTGEVTPHHLLLTEEVILQWGPNAKMAPPLRSERDRAALVAALLDGTIAAVATDHAPHTPSEKDQPLDRAPFGVIGLETAFPLLYTHLVCTGLMPLVDLVHRMSTGPAALCHLAGGSLAPGSPADLTLLDLETSWVIDADDFESKSRNCPFIGWRVQGKPRHTMVGGQWQWGPRLQ; encoded by the coding sequence ATGAACCTCCTCCTCACGGGCTTCCAGCTTTGCGACCCCACACAGCCCGCAGTCCCGGCTCTTCGGATCCGGGATGGGCAGATCCTGGAGGTCGGCGATTTAAAGCCCCTCGCGGGAGAAATAGTGGTCGATGCCCAGGGGCTGACCTGTGTCCCGGGGCTCATCGACATCCATGTCCACTTTCGCACCCCCGGCCAGACCCACAAGGAATCATTCTGGAGCGGGATGCGGGCCGCCCTCGCCGGGGGCTACACCCAGGTCGTTCAGATGCCGAACACGACCCCGGTCCTGGACTCCCCCGCACTGGTCCGCCAGCAGACCACCACCCGCCCGGTCCGGTGTCATGTGGCGGCGGCGGTCACCGAGGGGTCCCGACAGGAGCGACTGGTCGACATGCCCCTCCTGCATCGGGCCGGAGCAGTGGCCTTTACCGATGATGGGCGTCCGGTCCGCTGGGAGCACAACATCCTGGCAGCGCTGCGTCAGAGCGCCGAGCTCGGGGTGCCGATCATGGAGCACGCGGAGGTCCTGGAGCTGACGGAGGGGCATCCCATGCACGCTGGCTGGGTCGCCTCCAGCCTTGGCATCGCGGGGCAGCCATCGGAAGGTGAATGGGGGATGGTCGCCCGGGATGCAGCCCTGGCAGCCCTCACCGGGGGGCATATCCACTTGTGTCATCTCTCGACCTGGGAGTCAGTGGAGATCCTGCGGGAGTATCAGGCGGCGGGTCATCGGGTCACCGGCGAAGTCACTCCGCATCATCTGCTCCTCACGGAGGAAGTGATTCTGCAATGGGGTCCGAATGCCAAGATGGCACCACCCCTTCGGAGCGAACGGGACCGGGCCGCGCTGGTGGCGGCTTTACTGGATGGGACCATCGCGGCGGTCGCGACTGACCACGCGCCGCATACACCGTCCGAAAAGGACCAGCCCCTGGACCGGGCCCCGTTCGGAGTCATCGGGCTGGAGACCGCCTTCCCGCTCCTCTACACGCATCTGGTCTGCACCGGGCTCATGCCCCTGGTCGATCTCGTGCATCGGATGAGCACCGGTCCGGCAGCGCTCTGTCATCTGGCGGGGGGGAGCCTGGCCCCTGGGAGTCCGGCGGACCTGACCCTGCTGGACCTTGAGACCTCCTGGGTCATCGATGCCGATGACTTCGAGAGCAAGTCGCGCAACTGTCCGTTTATCGGCTGGCGGGTCCAGGGGAAGCCGCGTCACACCATGGTCGGCGGTCAGTGGCAATGGGGCCCGCGGCTTCAGTAA